The proteins below come from a single Caulobacter segnis ATCC 21756 genomic window:
- a CDS encoding VOC family protein yields the protein MRKSQENEAADPGRRDMLRTAGAVMAAAGTALAAPASAQAVSGQGVNGMSPAARNAGPLGARLQGVQHFGLTVQNMERAYEFYTEVLGGTEVFRHGDFQGDIVHNTLLADQDIRANELGVNPRTIGVPDLRDGAQRLDVRFIQFDNVVIELLQYRDADQPMGGPRAFAEPVQHMSPAFPRMMHICFHIRDDVDFNKFITDLEAESARRGMMQVRANRIIRVNTEAERRAAPQSANTNKVTVAPSDGWELIYCKGPEGEQLEFVKAIGPVKQRFANTLAARQRATR from the coding sequence ATGCGTAAATCCCAAGAGAACGAGGCGGCAGATCCGGGGCGCCGCGACATGCTGCGAACAGCCGGCGCCGTCATGGCCGCCGCCGGAACGGCTCTCGCCGCTCCGGCGTCAGCCCAAGCCGTCAGCGGCCAGGGCGTCAACGGGATGTCGCCCGCCGCTCGCAACGCCGGCCCCCTCGGGGCCCGGCTGCAGGGCGTGCAGCACTTCGGCCTGACCGTCCAAAACATGGAGCGGGCCTACGAATTCTACACCGAGGTTCTGGGCGGCACGGAGGTGTTCCGCCACGGCGACTTTCAGGGCGACATAGTCCACAACACCTTGCTGGCCGATCAGGACATCCGAGCCAACGAACTGGGCGTCAATCCACGCACCATCGGCGTGCCCGACCTGCGCGATGGCGCCCAGCGGCTGGACGTCCGCTTCATTCAGTTCGACAACGTGGTGATCGAGCTTCTGCAGTACCGCGACGCCGATCAGCCGATGGGCGGGCCGAGGGCCTTCGCCGAGCCGGTGCAGCACATGAGCCCGGCCTTCCCGCGGATGATGCACATCTGCTTCCACATCCGCGACGACGTCGACTTCAACAAGTTCATCACCGACCTGGAAGCGGAGTCCGCGCGCCGGGGCATGATGCAGGTGCGGGCCAACCGCATCATCCGGGTCAACACCGAGGCCGAGCGCCGCGCGGCCCCGCAGAGCGCCAACACCAACAAGGTGACCGTGGCGCCGTCGGACGGCTGGGAGCTCATCTACTGCAAGGGCCCCGAAGGCGAGCAGCTGGAGTTCGTCAAAGCGATCGGACCGGTGAAGCAGCGCTTCGCCAACACTCTCGCCGCCCGCCAACGCGCCACCCGTTAA
- the arsB gene encoding ACR3 family arsenite efflux transporter produces MSIFERYLTVWVGLCIVAGVALGHVFAPAFRLIAAAEIAKVNLPMAALIWLMIIPMLIKVDFAALGQVARHWRGISVTLLINWLVKPFGMALLGWIFISQLFRPYLPADQIDSYIAGLILLAAAPCTAMVFVWSNLTKGEPNFTLSQVALNDTIMIVAFAPIVGLLLGLSAITVPWSTLTLSVGLYIVAPVVAAQLIRKALLAKGEAALSRFLSVLQPLSIVALLATLVMLFGFQGEQILKQPLVIALLAVPILIQVYVNSGLAYLLNRVSGEAHCVAGPSALIGASNFFELAVAAAISLFGFQSGAALATVVGVLIEVPVMLSIVAIVNASKPWYERGQAVRKVAAARGDTAFKA; encoded by the coding sequence ATGTCCATCTTTGAACGCTACCTCACCGTGTGGGTGGGGCTTTGCATCGTCGCCGGCGTCGCGCTTGGCCATGTCTTCGCGCCGGCCTTCCGCCTGATCGCCGCGGCCGAGATCGCCAAGGTCAACCTGCCGATGGCGGCCCTGATCTGGCTGATGATCATCCCTATGCTGATCAAGGTCGATTTCGCGGCCTTGGGGCAGGTCGCGCGCCATTGGCGCGGGATCTCGGTGACCCTGCTGATCAACTGGCTGGTCAAGCCGTTCGGGATGGCGCTGCTGGGCTGGATCTTCATCAGCCAGCTCTTTCGGCCCTACCTGCCGGCCGATCAGATCGATAGCTACATCGCCGGCCTGATCCTGCTGGCCGCCGCGCCGTGCACGGCCATGGTCTTTGTCTGGAGCAACCTGACCAAGGGCGAGCCGAACTTCACCCTCAGCCAAGTTGCTCTGAACGACACCATCATGATCGTAGCCTTCGCGCCGATTGTCGGTCTGCTACTGGGCCTTTCAGCCATCACCGTGCCCTGGTCGACCCTGACCCTGTCGGTCGGGCTCTACATCGTCGCGCCAGTCGTGGCGGCTCAGCTGATCCGCAAGGCGCTGCTGGCCAAGGGTGAGGCGGCCTTGAGCCGCTTCCTGTCGGTGTTGCAGCCGCTGTCGATCGTGGCGCTGCTGGCGACCCTGGTCATGCTGTTTGGCTTCCAGGGCGAGCAGATCCTCAAGCAGCCGCTGGTCATCGCCCTGCTGGCCGTGCCGATCCTGATCCAGGTCTATGTCAATTCGGGCCTGGCCTATCTGCTCAACCGCGTGAGCGGCGAGGCCCATTGCGTGGCCGGGCCCTCGGCCCTGATCGGCGCCAGCAACTTCTTCGAGTTGGCGGTGGCGGCCGCCATCAGCCTATTCGGCTTCCAGTCGGGCGCGGCCCTGGCCACCGTGGTCGGCGTGCTGATCGAGGTGCCGGTGATGCTCTCGATCGTGGCGATCGTGAACGCCTCCAAGCCCTGGTACGAGCGCGGCCAGGCCGTACGCAAGGTCGCCGCCGCGCGCGGCGACACAGCCTTCAAAGCTTAA
- the arsC gene encoding arsenate reductase (glutaredoxin) (This arsenate reductase requires both glutathione and glutaredoxin to convert arsenate to arsenite, after which the efflux transporter formed by ArsA and ArsB can extrude the arsenite from the cell, providing resistance.): MCAPDFPVVIYHNPSCGTSRNVLAMIRAAGYEPTVIEYLQTGWTHDQLRDLASAAGLTFRQLMRTRGAPAEELGLTADDVSEAEILDAMVAHPILVNRPLVVTQRGVKLCRPSEVVFDLLDRLPSSFTKEDGEVVDLSGPP; the protein is encoded by the coding sequence ATGTGCGCCCCTGATTTCCCGGTGGTGATCTACCACAACCCCAGCTGCGGCACGTCTCGCAACGTCCTCGCCATGATCCGAGCCGCTGGTTACGAGCCGACGGTCATCGAATACCTGCAGACCGGCTGGACCCACGACCAGTTGCGCGACCTGGCCAGCGCGGCCGGCCTGACCTTCCGTCAATTGATGCGCACGCGCGGCGCGCCCGCCGAAGAGCTTGGCCTGACGGCCGATGACGTCAGCGAGGCGGAAATCCTCGACGCGATGGTCGCCCATCCGATCCTGGTCAATCGGCCGCTGGTCGTCACGCAGCGCGGCGTCAAGCTCTGCCGGCCGTCTGAGGTTGTGTTCGATCTGCTCGATCGCCTCCCATCCAGTTTCACCAAGGAAGACGGCGAGGTCGTCGATCTGTCGGGCCCGCCCTAG
- a CDS encoding LysR family transcriptional regulator — MAASALANQGSDGQANDNQDNLGCFITKYGTIAVHSLTELDAVLMVARHGKFRKAALELGVSTTALSNAVGKLERTLGVRLFNRTTRSVSLTEAGRRFVAQVAPAVSDIREAMEVARAQQATPSGTLRINAFPTAAREIFSWLVLPFMRSHPQVHIDIVTEGRLVDIVAGGFDLGVRSADLVPADMIALPLGSGRRNVVVASPSYLKSHGTPMVPQDLAAHSCLRVRLPNGAIYRWPFEKDGQSVHIDVEGVITLDEASLARTAALASVGLTLAMESDVRGDIEAGRLVRVLEDWTPTLSPLSLYYPSRRNPTAAFKAFIDFARRHNGAGDAVSASIG; from the coding sequence ATGGCTGCGAGCGCGCTCGCCAACCAAGGTAGCGATGGACAGGCGAACGATAATCAGGACAATCTGGGATGCTTCATCACGAAATACGGGACAATTGCCGTGCACAGTCTGACGGAATTGGACGCCGTTCTAATGGTCGCCCGGCACGGCAAGTTCCGTAAAGCTGCGCTCGAGCTTGGGGTTTCAACGACCGCCCTCAGCAACGCGGTCGGAAAGCTGGAGCGCACGCTCGGCGTACGGCTGTTCAACCGCACGACGCGAAGCGTCTCCCTGACCGAGGCGGGCCGGCGGTTCGTTGCGCAGGTCGCGCCCGCCGTGAGTGACATACGTGAGGCGATGGAGGTCGCGCGCGCTCAACAGGCCACGCCGTCGGGCACATTGCGCATCAACGCCTTCCCGACGGCGGCCCGGGAAATCTTCTCCTGGCTCGTGCTACCGTTTATGCGCTCGCACCCTCAGGTTCACATCGACATCGTCACCGAGGGCCGCTTGGTGGATATCGTCGCGGGCGGCTTCGACCTTGGAGTCCGGAGCGCAGACCTTGTGCCAGCCGACATGATCGCGCTTCCGTTGGGTAGCGGACGGCGCAATGTTGTGGTGGCTTCTCCGAGCTATCTGAAGTCGCATGGGACGCCGATGGTCCCCCAGGACCTCGCCGCTCATTCCTGTCTGCGCGTCCGACTTCCCAATGGCGCGATCTATCGCTGGCCGTTCGAGAAAGACGGGCAATCGGTCCATATCGACGTCGAAGGCGTCATCACCCTGGACGAAGCCAGCCTTGCCCGTACGGCGGCCCTGGCTTCCGTCGGGCTCACCCTGGCGATGGAGTCCGACGTGCGGGGCGACATCGAGGCTGGCCGCCTTGTACGCGTGCTCGAGGATTGGACGCCTACCCTCTCGCCCTTGAGTCTCTACTATCCGAGCCGCCGCAACCCGACCGCCGCCTTCAAGGCGTTTATCGACTTCGCGCGGCGGCACAACGGCGCGGGCGACGCCGTGAGCGCTTCGATAGGTTGA
- a CDS encoding aldo/keto reductase, protein MTLKTLLPGQLGFGAAPLGNMFRDIPEDEALATVDAAWNDGVRYYDNAPFYGAGLAEIRMGRALAGKPRDEYVISTKVGRVILDEVEDVSARDLGEKGGVFEHGRPNKIVNDYSEDAAYRSIEDSLKRLGTDRIDIAFVHDVAQDFYGDAWLGVFETARRGAFKALDRMRDEGVIKAWGLGVNRVEPIELLLDLDEPRPDAFLLAGRYTLLDHDRALQRLTPKVAERGLGIIVGGPYSSGALVGGPNFEYAPATPAILDKVARIKAIADRYGVSMKAAGLQFALANPAVAAVIPGASQPSRIAEDRAALNEHVPADFWRELREVGLVNPAAPLPVPR, encoded by the coding sequence ATGACGCTCAAGACCCTCCTTCCTGGTCAGCTCGGCTTCGGCGCCGCGCCGCTGGGCAACATGTTCCGTGACATCCCCGAAGACGAGGCCCTGGCCACGGTCGACGCCGCCTGGAACGACGGTGTTCGCTACTACGACAACGCCCCTTTCTATGGCGCGGGTCTGGCCGAGATCCGCATGGGGCGGGCCCTGGCCGGCAAGCCGCGCGACGAATACGTGATCAGCACCAAGGTCGGCCGGGTGATCCTGGACGAGGTCGAGGACGTCAGCGCCCGCGACCTGGGTGAGAAGGGCGGCGTCTTCGAGCACGGTCGCCCGAACAAGATCGTCAACGATTATTCCGAGGACGCGGCCTATCGCTCTATCGAGGACAGCCTCAAGCGCCTCGGGACCGATCGCATCGACATCGCCTTCGTCCACGACGTGGCCCAGGACTTCTACGGCGACGCCTGGCTAGGCGTCTTCGAGACGGCCCGCAGGGGCGCGTTCAAGGCGCTGGATCGGATGCGCGACGAGGGCGTGATCAAGGCCTGGGGCCTGGGCGTCAATCGGGTCGAACCGATCGAGCTGCTGCTCGACTTGGACGAACCCCGGCCGGACGCCTTCCTGCTGGCAGGCCGCTATACGCTGCTCGATCACGACCGCGCCCTGCAGCGCCTGACGCCCAAGGTCGCCGAACGCGGGCTGGGCATCATTGTGGGCGGCCCCTACAGCTCCGGCGCGCTGGTGGGCGGGCCGAACTTCGAATACGCCCCCGCGACCCCGGCGATCCTCGACAAGGTGGCCCGCATCAAGGCGATCGCCGACCGATACGGCGTCAGCATGAAGGCGGCGGGCCTGCAGTTCGCCCTGGCCAATCCGGCCGTTGCGGCGGTCATCCCGGGCGCCAGCCAGCCCAGCCGGATCGCCGAGGATCGCGCCGCCTTGAACGAACACGTCCCGGCCGACTTCTGGCGCGAGCTGCGTGAGGTCGGTCTGGTCAACCCGGCCGCTCCGCTGCCCGTCCCGCGCTGA
- a CDS encoding ArsR/SmtB family transcription factor: MESKAAVTALSALAHEGRLAIFRLLVRTGRGGMAAGEIARTTGILPNTLSSGLNILSHAGLIDSRREGRSIIYSARYGAMTELLAFLMDDCCGGTPEVCAPLGDILARAADCDGTCLAPLETTP; this comes from the coding sequence ATGGAATCAAAAGCCGCCGTCACCGCGCTCAGCGCCTTGGCTCACGAAGGACGCTTGGCCATCTTCCGCCTGCTGGTCAGGACGGGGCGGGGCGGTATGGCCGCCGGCGAGATCGCCCGCACCACGGGCATCCTGCCCAACACTCTGTCGTCGGGCCTCAACATCCTCAGCCACGCCGGGCTGATCGACTCCCGGCGCGAGGGGCGCTCGATCATCTACTCCGCCCGCTATGGGGCGATGACGGAGCTTTTGGCCTTTCTGATGGACGACTGTTGCGGTGGCACCCCGGAGGTTTGCGCACCGCTCGGCGATATCCTGGCCCGCGCCGCCGACTGCGACGGGACCTGCCTTGCGCCCCTGGAGACGACGCCATGA
- a CDS encoding arsenate reductase ArsC, which produces MTAQTRPYNVLFLCTHNSARSILAECIMNRAGAGRFVAYSAGSMPSGEVNPHAISLLQRLNYKTHELRSKGWDEFSLETNPDAPDLDFVFTVCDNAAGEVCPIWPGQPMSAHWGIPNPGDAVGSEAEIALAFAEAYRQLNSRITLFCALPMASLDRLSLQKRLDEIGKSIAPDESAA; this is translated from the coding sequence ATGACCGCCCAGACCCGTCCCTACAACGTGCTTTTTCTCTGCACCCACAATTCGGCGCGATCGATCCTGGCTGAGTGCATCATGAACCGGGCCGGGGCGGGGCGCTTCGTCGCCTATTCCGCCGGCTCGATGCCGAGCGGCGAGGTCAATCCCCACGCTATCAGCCTCCTGCAGCGCCTCAACTACAAGACCCATGAGCTGCGCTCCAAGGGATGGGACGAGTTCTCGCTGGAGACCAACCCGGACGCCCCCGACCTCGATTTCGTGTTCACCGTCTGCGACAACGCCGCGGGCGAGGTCTGCCCGATCTGGCCGGGCCAGCCGATGAGCGCTCACTGGGGGATCCCCAACCCGGGCGACGCCGTCGGTTCCGAAGCCGAGATCGCCCTGGCCTTCGCCGAGGCCTACCGCCAGCTCAATAGCCGCATCACGCTCTTCTGCGCCTTGCCGATGGCCTCGCTCGACCGGTTGTCGCTGCAAAAGCGTCTCGACGAGATCGGCAAGTCGATCGCGCCGGACGAGAGCGCCGCCTAG
- a CDS encoding 8'-apo-carotenoid 13,14-cleaving dioxygenase produces the protein MLFTEAGGTARVAPVNPYLTGLHAPMTEELTLKDLPVTGAIPAALSGRYLRMGPNPIAPNPEKHHWFAGDGMVQGVRLENGRALWYRNRWIRSDAVVKALDEPRTPGPRHLFDTVNTNVVAFAGKTLGLVEAGSTPVEIGDTLETLRYTDFDDTLRGGFTAHPHVDPLTGEMLGVCYDASKWRTLRFVVLSPEGKLRREMRIPVQQGPMIHDFAFTKRFAIILDLPVTFSLTAAITGHHFPYRWNEAHVARIGLLPREGKAKAITWLVVDPCFIFHAVNAYEAADGAVILDVIVHDRMFWRRTSGPDSERCAFERWILNPETGTVQRVVIDSTPQEFPRQDERRLGQPYRYAYTMALTDPFLGNGLFKHDLVEGTREARDFGPGRHPCEFIFVPAHPQAGEDEGWLIGFVIDAGSRTTDLVILDARGFTSDPVASIRLPHIVPPGFHGNWIATPTEIRRHQHSGEQ, from the coding sequence ATGCTTTTCACCGAAGCCGGCGGCACGGCCAGGGTCGCGCCGGTCAATCCGTATCTCACGGGCCTCCACGCTCCCATGACGGAGGAGCTGACGCTGAAGGATCTGCCCGTCACGGGCGCAATCCCCGCGGCGCTCTCGGGCCGCTACTTGCGCATGGGGCCCAACCCGATAGCGCCCAATCCGGAGAAGCACCATTGGTTCGCCGGCGACGGCATGGTTCAAGGCGTTCGTCTGGAGAACGGTCGCGCGCTTTGGTATCGCAACCGGTGGATTCGCTCGGACGCCGTGGTCAAGGCGCTGGACGAACCACGCACCCCAGGCCCCCGCCACCTCTTCGATACGGTGAACACCAACGTCGTCGCCTTCGCCGGCAAGACCCTGGGACTGGTGGAGGCGGGCAGCACGCCGGTCGAGATCGGCGATACGCTCGAGACGCTGCGCTACACCGACTTCGACGACACGCTCCGAGGCGGCTTCACCGCCCATCCCCATGTCGACCCCCTGACGGGCGAGATGTTGGGCGTCTGCTACGACGCCAGCAAGTGGCGCACGCTTCGTTTCGTCGTTCTCAGTCCCGAGGGCAAGCTCCGCCGCGAGATGCGTATCCCGGTTCAGCAAGGGCCGATGATCCACGACTTCGCCTTCACCAAGCGCTTCGCGATCATTCTTGATCTGCCTGTCACCTTTTCGCTGACTGCTGCGATCACAGGGCATCATTTCCCGTACCGTTGGAACGAGGCGCACGTCGCCCGGATCGGGTTGTTGCCGCGAGAGGGAAAGGCCAAGGCCATCACCTGGCTTGTGGTCGATCCCTGCTTCATCTTCCACGCGGTCAACGCCTACGAGGCGGCGGATGGCGCGGTGATCCTGGACGTCATCGTTCATGACAGAATGTTCTGGCGACGTACCTCTGGGCCAGACTCCGAGCGATGCGCCTTCGAGCGCTGGATCCTCAATCCCGAGACCGGGACGGTTCAGCGGGTCGTCATCGATTCCACGCCGCAGGAATTTCCTCGCCAGGACGAGCGACGGCTGGGGCAGCCTTATCGTTACGCCTACACTATGGCGCTGACGGACCCCTTCCTGGGGAACGGCCTGTTCAAGCACGACCTCGTGGAAGGGACCCGCGAAGCGCGCGACTTCGGGCCAGGCCGACACCCCTGCGAATTCATCTTCGTGCCGGCTCATCCTCAGGCGGGCGAGGACGAGGGCTGGCTGATCGGGTTCGTCATCGACGCCGGCTCGCGAACGACCGACCTCGTGATCCTTGATGCGCGAGGCTTCACGAGCGACCCCGTCGCCAGCATTCGTTTGCCGCACATCGTTCCGCCCGGTTTCCACGGGAACTGGATCGCGACGCCAACTGAAATCCGTCGCCATCAGCATTCAGGAGAACAGTGA
- a CDS encoding putative quinol monooxygenase: MRKTFTALLALAAFAAAGVSAAPTLARERFGVRYEQIPAGAYSIVAHVQAKPGQEAALREVTLPLVDLVRGDPKNLVYFLQEDRARPGHFIFYEVFATQADFEAHNAMPYVKDWFDKLPALAEGGVQVMRMEVLGHGRPR; encoded by the coding sequence ATGCGTAAGACCTTCACCGCCCTGCTGGCCCTGGCCGCCTTTGCGGCCGCAGGCGTCTCAGCCGCACCGACCCTGGCCCGCGAACGGTTTGGCGTGCGCTACGAACAAATCCCCGCCGGCGCCTATTCGATCGTCGCCCATGTTCAGGCCAAGCCCGGCCAGGAGGCGGCGCTGCGCGAGGTGACGCTGCCGTTGGTCGATCTGGTCCGCGGCGACCCCAAGAATCTCGTCTATTTCCTGCAGGAAGATCGGGCCAGGCCGGGCCACTTTATCTTCTACGAGGTCTTTGCGACGCAAGCGGACTTCGAGGCCCACAACGCCATGCCCTACGTCAAGGACTGGTTCGATAAACTGCCGGCGCTCGCCGAAGGCGGCGTACAGGTGATGCGGATGGAGGTCCTGGGGCATGGACGGCCGCGATGA
- a CDS encoding alpha/beta fold hydrolase, producing MRLLPINRLFLVAVLAAGATAAAVPAIADPGDKPGTIVLVHGAFVDGSGWADVYRILSRDGYKVVVVQNPTTSLAEDVAATRRAIAAAEGRVVLVGHSYGGVVITEAGSDPKVSALVYVAAFAPDRGESVSSLVANAPPGTPALPILPPVDGLLLLDRTKFSAAFAADVAPEVARFMADSQQPWGAKALEGQITAPAWRVKPSWYLIAKDDHIIPPPAQRMMAKRAGATVRDVAASHAVHVSQPGVVASVIEEAMIRSAEKGKAIGAAPHPARHEMRG from the coding sequence ATGCGCTTGCTGCCGATCAATCGGTTGTTTCTGGTCGCGGTTCTCGCCGCCGGAGCCACCGCAGCGGCCGTTCCCGCCATCGCCGATCCGGGAGACAAGCCGGGGACGATCGTCCTGGTTCACGGCGCTTTTGTCGATGGTTCCGGCTGGGCCGACGTCTATCGGATCCTGAGCCGGGACGGATACAAGGTCGTCGTCGTCCAAAATCCCACCACCTCGCTCGCGGAAGACGTCGCGGCCACTCGGCGCGCGATCGCGGCGGCCGAGGGGAGGGTGGTGCTCGTCGGCCATTCCTACGGCGGCGTGGTCATCACCGAGGCCGGGTCCGATCCCAAGGTGTCGGCGCTTGTCTATGTCGCCGCCTTCGCGCCGGACCGGGGCGAGTCCGTTTCCTCGCTCGTGGCGAATGCGCCGCCGGGTACGCCTGCGTTGCCGATCCTGCCGCCGGTCGACGGGCTGCTACTGCTGGATCGAACCAAGTTCTCCGCCGCCTTCGCCGCTGACGTGGCGCCCGAAGTCGCGCGCTTCATGGCCGACTCGCAGCAACCCTGGGGCGCGAAGGCCCTGGAGGGCCAGATCACCGCTCCAGCTTGGCGCGTGAAGCCCAGCTGGTACCTGATCGCCAAGGACGATCACATCATTCCACCGCCCGCCCAGCGCATGATGGCCAAGCGAGCCGGGGCGACCGTGCGCGACGTCGCCGCCAGCCACGCCGTCCATGTCTCCCAGCCGGGCGTCGTCGCCTCCGTGATCGAGGAGGCGATGATCCGGTCAGCGGAAAAAGGCAAAGCGATCGGCGCCGCTCCCCACCCGGCGCGGCATGAGATGAGAGGTTGA
- a CDS encoding MFS transporter, with product MSTTAAWSAVALLCVALLLSYTDRLIINLVVDPIRADLGLTDLEISLLQGAGFAVIFALAGLPSGRLADRVNRRNLITAGLSLWSVATIFCGLAVDFWTFLLARVAVGLGEAMLVPAASSLIIDSFSPRRRGLALGTFSLGATFGAGSSLFIGGVVLGWIEAGRFAATPGLAALEPWRQLMVLAGLPGLALVPLLLLVREPARRHSAGLVAISAVLARLISDNATVLRICLVKGALGVGDYALIAWLPTLLQRSHGMTPLQAGGLVGLSLTVSGVIASVAGGALSDRFAQHWGVRSRAALLLGAYLLALIGALLFLLAQTGQQTALAFAIWALGSVSGYVIGHVVMQESVPNEMRATTVALSLAVTALVGISLGPTLVPLVAEHGFGGEKGSLQAAMGTISLGAALLALVVIWRPASARLTELRKRSSG from the coding sequence ATGTCGACGACGGCGGCATGGTCCGCCGTCGCGCTCCTGTGTGTTGCTTTGCTGCTGTCGTACACCGACCGGCTCATCATCAATCTGGTGGTCGACCCGATCCGCGCGGATCTCGGCCTGACGGATTTGGAGATCAGCCTGCTGCAAGGCGCCGGGTTCGCGGTCATCTTCGCTCTGGCTGGTCTGCCCAGCGGCCGACTGGCGGATCGGGTCAATCGGCGCAATCTGATCACGGCTGGACTATCGCTCTGGTCGGTCGCGACCATCTTCTGCGGCCTCGCGGTCGACTTCTGGACCTTCCTGCTGGCGCGCGTCGCTGTGGGACTGGGCGAAGCCATGTTGGTGCCCGCGGCGTCCTCTCTCATCATCGACAGCTTCTCGCCGAGACGCCGGGGGCTGGCGCTCGGGACGTTTTCGCTCGGAGCCACGTTCGGCGCCGGATCTTCGTTGTTCATCGGCGGGGTTGTGCTGGGGTGGATCGAGGCTGGCCGCTTCGCGGCGACGCCCGGCCTCGCCGCGCTCGAACCCTGGCGCCAGTTGATGGTCCTGGCGGGGCTGCCAGGTCTGGCGCTGGTTCCCCTCCTGCTTCTAGTCCGCGAGCCCGCGCGCCGTCACAGCGCGGGACTGGTCGCGATCTCCGCCGTGCTCGCCCGACTGATCTCCGACAACGCGACGGTGCTGCGCATCTGCCTCGTAAAAGGCGCGCTGGGCGTCGGTGACTATGCGCTTATCGCCTGGCTGCCGACCTTGCTCCAGCGCAGCCACGGCATGACGCCCCTCCAGGCCGGTGGGCTGGTGGGCCTGTCCCTGACCGTCAGCGGCGTTATCGCGTCCGTGGCCGGCGGCGCTCTGTCCGACCGTTTCGCCCAGCACTGGGGCGTCCGGTCGCGCGCGGCGCTGCTGCTGGGCGCCTATCTGCTCGCCCTCATCGGCGCCTTGCTCTTCCTGCTGGCCCAGACCGGCCAGCAGACGGCGCTGGCCTTCGCGATCTGGGCGCTAGGGTCGGTCAGCGGCTATGTGATCGGCCATGTCGTGATGCAGGAGAGCGTTCCGAACGAGATGCGCGCGACGACGGTTGCGCTGTCACTGGCGGTCACCGCCCTGGTCGGCATCAGTCTTGGCCCCACGCTTGTGCCCCTGGTCGCCGAGCATGGCTTCGGCGGCGAAAAGGGGTCGCTTCAGGCGGCGATGGGAACGATTAGCCTCGGCGCCGCTCTACTCGCCCTCGTGGTGATCTGGCGCCCCGCCAGCGCGCGCCTCACCGAGCTCCGAAAGCGATCGAGCGGCTGA